In Tenrec ecaudatus isolate mTenEca1 chromosome 4, mTenEca1.hap1, whole genome shotgun sequence, a single window of DNA contains:
- the LOC142447170 gene encoding cyclin-dependent kinases regulatory subunit 2-like, whose amino-acid sequence MAHKQIYDSDKYVNEHYEHRMSCYPENFPKKVPKTHLISEGVEETAYWVHYMIHEPEPRSLLFRQPLPKKQLE is encoded by the exons ATGGCTCACAAGCAAATATATGATTCAGACAAGTACGTCAATGAACATTATGAACACCGCATGTCATGTTACCCAGAGAACTTTCCCAAAAAAGTACCAAAAACCCATCTAATATCTGAAGGAGTAGAGGAGACTGCGT ACTGGGTACATTACATGATTCATGAGCCAGAGCCACGTAGTCTTCTCTTTAGACAACCACTTCCAAAAAAGCAACTCGAATGA